Proteins from a single region of Sporosarcina sp. P33:
- a CDS encoding VOC family protein — translation MNFHREPITFVGQVNLKVQNIERALAFYQEIIGFKVLEKTERKVHLTADGKTVLLSIEQPENVLPKQGRTTGLYHFALLLPERSDLAKIVQHFIENRFQIGSADHLVSEALYLSDPDGNGIEIYVDRHPSKWDWDKGEVAMANDPINFPELLSGVKPHTWNGLPAGTVMGHIHLHVSELKTTEEFYTKGLGLEVVNRYGNQALFLSDGKYHHHIALNTWNGVGAPKPFPNSAGLESFTLMLPNEEKKHKMIAQLKSIGATVMEENGSVIAIDPSGNRIQLRV, via the coding sequence ATGAACTTTCATCGTGAACCGATCACATTCGTCGGTCAAGTCAATTTAAAGGTACAAAATATAGAGCGTGCATTAGCGTTTTATCAAGAAATAATCGGCTTTAAAGTATTGGAAAAAACGGAACGAAAAGTTCATTTAACTGCGGATGGAAAGACCGTTTTATTATCAATCGAACAGCCGGAAAACGTTCTTCCAAAGCAAGGAAGAACAACGGGGCTCTATCACTTTGCATTACTTCTACCTGAACGATCTGACTTAGCCAAAATCGTGCAGCATTTTATAGAAAATCGTTTCCAGATTGGATCAGCAGATCACCTTGTCAGTGAAGCTCTTTATTTATCCGATCCAGATGGGAATGGAATTGAGATCTATGTAGACCGTCATCCATCAAAATGGGATTGGGATAAAGGTGAAGTTGCAATGGCAAATGATCCAATCAATTTTCCTGAGCTATTATCTGGCGTAAAACCACATACATGGAATGGTCTTCCGGCAGGCACGGTGATGGGGCATATTCATTTACATGTATCCGAACTAAAAACGACAGAAGAGTTTTACACGAAAGGGCTGGGGTTAGAGGTAGTGAACCGCTATGGTAATCAGGCGCTATTTCTTTCGGACGGTAAGTACCACCACCATATCGCTTTAAATACGTGGAACGGTGTAGGCGCACCTAAACCGTTTCCTAATAGTGCTGGACTAGAATCATTTACTTTAATGCTTCCTAATGAAGAAAAGAAACATAAAATGATCGCTCAGTTGAAGAGCATCGGCGCAACTGTTATGGAAGAAAACGGTTCAGTGATTGCGATCGATCCTTCTGGAAATCGTATTCAATTAAGAGTCTAA
- a CDS encoding NADPH-dependent FMN reductase — MGFLEKLFGRTHKEEDKMTNEKLNIGIILGSTRQGRVSPQVGEWVKGIADKRGDANYEIVDIADFELPFLGTTDGTEPGITAWNEKLASLDGFVFIVQEYNHSISGALKNALDFAREAWHNKAAGFVSYGSTGGARATEHLRGICGELKIADVRTHPTLSLFTEFENGTDFKPQALHDENIYMMLNEVVEWSSALKTVRS, encoded by the coding sequence ATGGGTTTTTTAGAAAAATTATTTGGAAGAACACACAAGGAGGAAGACAAAATGACAAATGAAAAATTAAACATTGGAATTATTTTGGGGAGTACAAGACAAGGGAGAGTAAGTCCACAAGTTGGAGAGTGGGTAAAGGGTATTGCTGACAAACGTGGAGATGCAAATTATGAAATTGTAGATATTGCAGACTTTGAATTACCTTTTTTAGGAACAACTGACGGAACAGAACCAGGAATTACAGCTTGGAATGAAAAACTGGCTAGCTTGGATGGATTTGTATTCATCGTTCAAGAATACAATCATAGCATTTCAGGTGCATTAAAAAATGCTCTTGATTTTGCCAGAGAAGCATGGCATAACAAAGCTGCTGGTTTTGTCAGTTATGGTTCTACTGGCGGAGCCCGTGCAACGGAACATTTACGTGGTATATGTGGCGAGCTAAAAATTGCTGATGTCCGCACACATCCAACTTTATCTTTATTTACTGAATTTGAAAATGGCACTGATTTTAAACCTCAAGCCCTACATGATGAAAATATCTATATGATGCTTAATGAGGTTGTAGAATGGAGTAGTGCGTTAAAAACAGTAAGATCATAA
- a CDS encoding LLM class flavin-dependent oxidoreductase, translating to MTKKEQSENPGIEIGLYTLGDIGVDPVTGKTISAGQRTKEIIEAAKLADEAGLDIFGVGEHHRLDYATSSPAVVLAAIAQVTKRIKLTSATSVLSTIDPVRLFEDFATLDLLSDGRAEIIAGRGAFIESFPLFGYDTNDYDALFTENLDLLLKLNENERITWNGHFRSPLRNAEIAPRPYQKELRIWGGVVGTPESAARAGRLGIGMALVILSGDPKRFKPLVDLYRQVGIGAGYAPEDLKVGITGHGYFSKTTQQAKDEFYPYYSNYWSYVNEQRGMSGRRLSRADFEQMTAPDTALFVGSPQQIIEKILHQYELFGHQRLMAQIDIGGIPFKKVAEGIELLATEIAPIVRKETRR from the coding sequence ATGACTAAAAAAGAACAGTCTGAAAATCCAGGGATTGAAATTGGTCTATATACACTTGGAGATATAGGAGTAGATCCGGTTACCGGAAAAACAATTAGTGCAGGGCAAAGAACGAAGGAGATTATCGAAGCGGCCAAACTCGCTGATGAGGCCGGTTTGGACATCTTTGGTGTAGGTGAACATCATCGATTAGATTATGCTACTTCCTCGCCGGCGGTTGTCTTAGCTGCCATAGCTCAGGTGACGAAACGAATTAAATTGACAAGTGCTACGTCAGTATTAAGTACGATCGATCCTGTTCGTTTATTCGAAGACTTTGCAACTTTGGATTTACTTTCGGATGGACGTGCGGAAATTATTGCGGGTCGTGGCGCATTTATAGAATCGTTCCCACTTTTCGGTTATGACACAAATGACTATGATGCATTATTCACTGAAAACCTAGACTTACTTTTAAAGCTTAACGAAAACGAGAGAATTACTTGGAATGGTCACTTTCGTTCGCCATTAAGGAATGCTGAAATTGCACCTCGCCCTTATCAGAAGGAGTTACGGATATGGGGTGGTGTTGTGGGAACGCCAGAAAGTGCAGCCCGCGCTGGCAGGTTAGGTATTGGGATGGCATTAGTGATCCTCAGCGGTGATCCTAAACGATTTAAGCCATTAGTTGATCTGTACCGTCAAGTTGGCATCGGGGCTGGATATGCTCCAGAAGATTTAAAGGTCGGTATAACAGGTCATGGGTACTTTTCAAAGACAACTCAACAAGCAAAGGATGAGTTTTATCCTTATTATTCGAATTACTGGTCATATGTTAATGAACAACGTGGGATGAGCGGAAGAAGGTTATCGCGTGCAGATTTTGAACAAATGACAGCTCCTGATACTGCATTATTCGTAGGCAGTCCGCAACAAATCATAGAGAAAATCCTTCATCAATATGAACTTTTTGGACATCAACGTTTGATGGCACAGATTGATATAGGTGGTATACCGTTTAAAAAAGTAGCTGAAGGTATTGAGTTATTAGCTACAGAGATTGCTCCAATCGTTCGGAAAGAAACAAGAAGGTAA
- a CDS encoding DoxX family protein: MGKNYELSLLLLRVVLGVTFLIHGIAKFQMGLGNVAGWFESIGIMGSLGYVVAFIELIGGIALIVGFGTRIVSGLIAIVLLGAIFKVKLSLGFMGAEAAGYELDVALLTMAVVLVISGSQLLSVDRKMFQSSKD; encoded by the coding sequence ATGGGAAAAAATTATGAATTGAGTTTGTTGTTACTTCGTGTCGTTCTAGGGGTTACGTTTCTTATTCATGGGATTGCTAAATTTCAAATGGGTCTTGGTAATGTAGCGGGTTGGTTTGAAAGTATTGGTATTATGGGCAGCTTAGGTTATGTTGTAGCGTTCATTGAATTAATCGGAGGAATCGCTTTAATTGTTGGGTTTGGAACGAGAATCGTATCAGGTTTAATTGCGATCGTATTACTTGGCGCTATTTTTAAAGTAAAATTATCTCTCGGTTTCATGGGTGCTGAAGCGGCAGGTTATGAATTAGATGTAGCGTTATTAACGATGGCGGTTGTACTTGTCATTAGCGGAAGTCAGTTATTATCAGTGGATCGTAAAATGTTCCAGTCTTCAAAAGACTAG